In Pan paniscus chromosome 1, NHGRI_mPanPan1-v2.0_pri, whole genome shotgun sequence, the DNA window ATTTCATCTACCATGATCAACGCTATGATAAACTGCCTTCTGTAAGTATAGTCTAGCACAGTTGTCTGATTTCTTCCTTAGGGTAAATTATCAGGAtaaagccaggcactgtggtgtgctcctgtaatcccagccactcaggaggttgaggccagaggatcacttgatccagaagtttgagaccagcctaagcaacacggcaagaccttgtctcaaaacaacaaacaaacaaacaacaacaacaacaacaaaactagaaTAAATGAGCAATTCCTACatgtggaattgctgaatcaaggGGCAGCCCCCTGTGAAGGCACTCACAGAAAAGCTGCCACCACTCCCATTCACATCAGCAACGTCAGAAAGAGCTCTGTTCCTCCACATTCTGCCAGCTCCacctattattatctttattatatcaTCTTTACAAAATGATGCCAGTGTTATGGGTGAAACatagctttttgttttaatttgcattcccctgaGGTTAaccatgttttcatttgtttcttttgtggGATCACAGATATTTCCAGTGGATgaattccctttcttttcctgtctgatttctacttctctctctctgtctctctctctccgtctgtctctctctctccgttAGGAACTGTAACCTCTTTCAGACATGTTCCTACCCATTCTTTGGGCAGCTCTGAGCACTGCCAAGCCCTCCTTCCATGGAAACTGTAGCTGTGTCCTTGTCCATCACTGGGGCCTCCCATGTGCTCCAGGGCAACATCCACAGCCCGCCCTGGTCCAGTCCCCAGTCACTCACTCACCCATGTCCTCTCCAGCCACCCTCCGCTCCTATTCTAAGCTCAGTTCACATCTACCCCAAGTCAATCCTGGAACGTGGTGGGGTGGCTCAGGGCTGGAGGCTTCGCCCAAGCTGTTCTCCCTCCCTGTTCTTCCCTAGCGAATCCTTCAGGACATAGCTTGGTGGGAGTTCCTCTCTGAGAAGCTCCTGCCGACTCTCCAGGTGGGGTCAGATCCCCGCCGTGCTTCCCTCTGCTCAGCACTGACCTGTCACTGTTCACTCTGCAGTTAGCCCGGGGTAGTAGAGGTTCCCCCAAGACAAGCATGGGTCAGATGCATGTCTCTTCCCCCAGTACCTAGCACAGGGGGTGGCACAAAGCAGGTGCATAGTGTTTGTggttagaataaatgaataagtgaacaaatgaatgaacacatgacTAGATAAAATCTAGCCCTCCTTACCGCCAGCCTTGCTGATCTGATCCCCAAAGCCTGGTctcatccacctacccaccacACCGTGTCTGCTCTTCTCCGGGATGTGCAGGGACTATCTGCAGAATCACCAGTGGGGCCCATTTTCTGACCTGGGGACTTCCTGAGTCACTGGGGCCCTCATTTGCCCTTGTCCTGGGTCATCTGTGAACTGAGCACTGCCTTGGCCAGGGCCCTGGTGTCTTGGCGGGAAGCAACAGCCTCTGCCACAGGGttccctgccctgctctgctgGATTTGTGGTCAGCAAGGAGGAATCCAGGACACCGGCTCTGCAAGCTTCAGTCCTGACCTGGCATCCACCCAGTGACATGAGTGGAAAAAACCTTTCACAGGGCAGGTTGAGAACGAAATCCCTGCCGCAGGGCACAAACCAGCCTTCTTGCCACCAATACGTGCCACCTTTCCCTTTTGTATCTGTTAGACAGTATATGACCTGAACGTTTCTTTCaggtcactcctctgctcaagaaCCATCAATGAATCCCCCTTGCCCATCAGAACAAATCTGAGCTCCGTGGCAGGAATTCAAGAAGCCCCATGGCCAAGCTGCGGCCTCTCTCTCTGACCCTGTCCTCCACCACTCCAGCCAGGACagtctccttcttcctcctttcctcccccaaGGCTTTGCCTATGCCATGCCCTCGGCCTGAGATACCCTCACCCCTTCATTCTACTGTTTTAAGTCCTGGCTTGCAACTCCCACCTCCTCTGGGTTGCCTACCACCTATCCAATGTTTGAGAActcatttaagaaaaacaaacaactaagCCCTTCAGCACTTAAGAATCACCGGGCTTGCTTATGCAAAATCCAGGCCATCCCAGACTTTTCTGAGGATGATTCTAGGACACTAGATTTTTTAAGTTTCCCAGGAGAGTCTGATGCCACCAGCCCAGCTGGGTCCATTGACAGGCACTTGGAAGCACTGATGATACAAAGCTCGAATTATACATGTGCTTGGATGACACAGTGCTTATAGGCTTGAACGTCCCAGGTGCACATGGGCACCTGATGTCTACACATTGTAACATCATCTCTGCAGGCAACACTAACAATGATAACTGACTTTACTGGGGGCTCACCAGGTGCCAGGCACATACTACACTCAATATGCATGATCTCATCCAATCGTCACAACATGCCTATTGGGTCGATATCACTAACCTCAATTTATTAATAAGGAAATTGAGGGCCAGAGAGGCTAAGTCTCCTggccaaagtcacagagctggcCAGTAGGGAAGCCTAGTCTCAAACCCAGCGCTGTTTACTCCAAAGCTGGTGCTCCTCAGCCCTGGGCCAGTAGTCCATGCCCCTGGGCCATGAGCCTTCAGAGTGGGCACCCGGTTTGGTTCAATTCTGTTCCACCAGCACTACTGTTCTTTGCTTTTGCTAAGTCCTGGGGATAGAAATATGAGGGGGAAGAGGCCCCTATCCTTGAAGGACCTCCCAGTCCATGTGGGGAGACTGGTACTCACACAGCTAGTCATTCAGAAGTGCTGGGGACAGAGCGGGGCACACAGTTTAGGAGGGATTCAGAGGAGAGGGTGCAGTGGAGATGGATTCCACCCTGGGAGGGGAGAGCAGGGCTAATTCAGGCTCCAGGGAACAGGTAGGGTTTGAGGGATGACAGAGAAGGGGATGAAGGGCACCTGGGTGGAGGGAACAGCATGAGCCAAGGCAGAGTGGCTGGAAAGGTGAGGATGCCGGGGCTGCTGCACGGGAGCACATGGCAGATGATTCAGCTGGATGGGGCAGTTGGGGCCAGATCATGAAGGCCTCAAATGCCAGCCTGAGGAATCTGAATTTTATCTTGTGGGCAATAGGCAGTCATGGAAGATGTTGCAGGGGGGTGTCTCCCTCCACACTAGCACAGTGAAAGGCACAGGGACATGCTCAGTGGAACCTTGCTGCCTGACTTATTGATACTGATTTTTCTCCTGTCCCACTAGGGTCAGAATGGCCTGGGGCTACTGGATGATTCCTGGCAGGAACAGAAAGCCCTGCAGCTCTACCTCCTCTCCTCCATTTAGCTCTTCTCTGCAAGGATGGGCAAATTAttcagcttctctgagcctcagttcctcatctataaaatggggacagctgggtgcggtgactcacacctgtaatcccagcactttgggaggctgaggcgggtagatcatctgaggtcaggggtacaagaccagcctggccaacgtgatgaaacctcatctctattaaaaatacaaaattagctgggtgtggtggcaggcgcctgtaatcctagctacttgggaggctgagacaggagaatcacttgaacccgggaggtggaggttgcagcaagctgagatcgcgccattgcactctagcctgggcaacaagcgcaacactccatctcaaaataaataaataaatacataaaaataaaatggggacaatacaCCAACCTTGCAAGCTGCGAggatgaaatgaagaaaagtgTGCACAGCACAACAGGTGCATTGTTGAGTCTTATGACATGTGGACCAGGTGGCATCGTGGGAAGAGCACAGGCTCAGAGGACCTAAGTTTGAATCTCAGTTTCTCCCCTGGTAATACCCATCTCTCAGGGCAGATGGAAAGATTAAATTCAATGAAATGATTTATGGGAAGCACCTGACACTCAGCAGCTGCGTGGAACCCTGTTTGACACCTGTCTGACAGCACAAGCAATCCTGCTCCTCCTCCAAGCTTCCAGGGTGCTGCCTCTCTCACTCAGCATGCTGCTCCCCTCCTGCCCCACAGGAGGCATTTTATACACCTTAGTCCCTGCACTTGCTGTTGGCTCACCTGCCTCTCAGCACTGGGCACACAGACTTTCTTTACCCCTTGCAAGAAGCTTTTACATGCATCTTCCTCCTGGTGAATGCACTCAcctattgttttatttataggcAGGACAGTGGCTCCCTGATGCATAAATGAGGgaagagacccagagagggaagAAGACCACCACTGTCTAAGCACCTAAATGTGCCTGAGGCATTACACCCAGTTCTTCTCCGCAAAAGCCCAAGAGGGAGGTATTATCCTCCCCACTGCATAAATGTGgacattgaggctcagagaggggctgtgacttgtccaaggccacacagcaaggaACTGGCTGAGGCTGAAGGTAAAACCAGGTCTTTCTGATTCTGGAGTCTGGGATTTATAACAAACATTTGCAATGTGGGGTCGACAGATCAGTCCCCCAGGGCTGTTTCACGGACTAGATAGGGTAATAGGGGTGACGGTGTCTTGCATGGTGACAGGCACACAGTGCTCAGGGACTGGGAGCAGAAGTGGAATCTTGCCCACCCTCACCCAATTTTACAGAGAATAGAGGAGCCCAGGGAGGGCTGTGATGTACCCAAGGTCATGGCGAGCGGTCGGCAGAGCCCAGGTTCCCTGCCCCTGGGCCCCCTGCCTTCCCTTGCCCACCCTTTCCAGTTAAGGGCAGGGGCCATCCCTCCAGGGCCTTTCCCTCCCCAGAGGGTGGAAACTTCCAGAGTCCCTCCAACCTGACAGGAGAGTGACCAAGAGCAGGAATTTTCACCCTGGCACACACACCTGGAGCCTGGAGCTGAACGCTAGAATCCCAGGCTTTGCCACCCCAGAAGGCCCCTCCTGACCCTTTCAGAGCCTCCCAGCCTTCTCCCCAGGACCTTCACCAGCACCTTGCCCCTCTCCCAGTGGAGAGGGGGTGCCCCAGAGGCTCTGGTGCTCTTAGAGGGGACTGCAAGTTGGCAAGGCCAGGGGCATGAAGCACagtgttttatgattttattttatcctagATAAGGTTGAAGAAGACACCCAGTCATAGAATGAGCCCTGCCTCCTGACAGCAGCCGGTTCAGAGCAAAGGCCTGCTTCTTAAACCCTCGCCAAGCCACCGAGCACTGGCCCAAATCCAGTAACAAGTCCTTTCTAATACCTCTTTCAGAGACTCCCCCTGGTTCGCTGTGGTGTTCATTCCCCCTTACTGCAAGGAGAAACCCAGCTTGTTAACCACAGGTGAGGTGTGCTCCCTGTGGTCTTTGGCTGCAGGGCATTGACAAGATAGGTCCCATCAAACACCCCCATCACTTCCAAGATTCCAAGATATGCGCACTTCATCTGTCATTTGCACATGAGAAAGCTGAGGGCTACAGAGGCAACCAGACTTGTCAAAGGTCACAGAGTAGGTAAAGTAACATTGTATCATCCAAATGAGGTATCTTTGAGAGTGAAAGGGGCCTCCTAATAACTTAGCAGAGGCAGTCGGTGTCAACCGGGACCTTCCTGGGCAGATCAGGTGTGTGGTCTCCCCATCATGCAGCAAGAGCCAGGGAGACCAAGCCTGGGTCTCACCATCTCACTCCACTACCCCAAGCCCCCTGCAGATGCTAACTCTAGAACAGGGTTACCATCTTCCTGCTGGCAGGCCCAGCAACCAGAGGCTCTTGTTTAAGTCTAAAGCCACTGCGGTGGTGGTTCAGGGGTGTGGGGAATCACTCCTGAGATTCAGCACCACACAGCACAccccatggtcatgccactgcagtgAGGGCTTACTTCCGGAAGAGGGCCTGTGGTGCCTGTCAGGCGTAAGGCCTCACGTATCCTGCCCCGAGGGAAGGGGtggttttaaagaaaagaatttgcagGTGAATGAAGATGACCCCTTTAAATGTTGAAAGTAGTTTTATTTTAGCCCTTAGTGCTGACGCTGTTTCAACGTGGGTTGTAGGCTGCCCTGCCTTAGGCAACAGAGCACAGGAGCATGCTACCCCTCACCTCATCCGAAGACTCAGCTGTGACCAGGAACTCCTGTCCTGAGTCATGACAGCAGAGAGGGTGTACCCTGTGGCATCCTTCACTGCAGAGGCAGAAATGacccagaaagaaaaggaagtgtgTTCCCAGGGCCATGACCTTGTAACCCAGCACACAGGGGCATCTCCTTCCCTAGGCCAGGACCCTCGGCCTCAATCCGAAGCCCTCCCCTAGGCCGGGAACCCCAGCCTCAACCCAGAACCCCATAGCCCAGGTGAAGGTCTCCGACTCCCAGGTGGCCCAGGGTACAGGCTCTGAGGGCATGGTCCTGGTTTGAGGTAGTGTTACTGCCATTTTCTCTGCAGCTGCCAGGATCCTGGGCTGGGGCACAGGCAAGCGTTGCAGGGATCAGCGTAACAATAGCATCACCCTGAGATGGTTCAATAGGGTACAGTGATGTCTTCAGGGGCTGCAAAGACCGCTTGAGCTATTTCCCCGCCATACTCAACTGCCCCAAACAGCTGGGAGGCTGTCACTCTTCTGCCTCTGGTGTGTCCATTTTTTACTTCTctgttcccacctcagcttctgctCTGCACTCACAGAAATCAAGCTCACTAGATTATGAGCCCTCTGAAGGCAAGGACGGTGTCAGTAGTTCATGTCTCTTTACCCCTAGAGATCACAGCTCAatatctggcatatagtagatgctcactAAATGCCATCCAATtccaattgttttgttttgaggcagggtctcactctgtcacccaggccggagtgcagcggtgcgatctcggctcactgcaacttccatctcctgtgcttaagcaatcctccagctcagcctcccaagtagctgagactacaggcgtgcaccaccatgcccagctaatttttgtagttttagtagagatagggtttcgctatgttgcccaggctgctctccaactcctggcctcaagtgatccacccaccttagcctcccaaaatgctcagattacaggcatgagccaccgcacctggctagccAACTGATTCAAACCGAAGTAGGCCAGGAAGATGAATTTCACCTACAATTCCAAGTCAAAGCAAATGTATTccagaggcaggggtgggggtggtgttCCTCCGGGGGCTTTTTGCCTGCTTTGTGAATACATACAGGCCATTTAGAAGTTTGAATGCTGGGAAATAAGAGGGCTGTGAGTCTAAAAGTTGGGAACGCGGGGGAGAGTGATTTTATCTGCAACAGGTTCCTGGGTCCTGGTGAGTTCTGTACACCCTTGATGACCACCGATTCTGGGCCAGGCCAAAGGCCCATCTGGGCACAGGCGATCTCAAGGTGAGTAAAGTCAAGATGCAGCCCTTCAACGGGAGGCAGGCAGCCATGCCACGCTGACAAATATACAGGTCCCAAAGGCAGCGCAGAGAAGCAAGACCGCCTGATTCCAGGAGGCAGCGACATCAGGAAAACCTTTCCAAGGGAGGTCATCTGTGTAGGGGTTTGAAGGGTGAGCACGAATTTGCCAAGCTGAAAAGGGAGCCAAGGGCATCCTGGtggagaacagcttgggcaagAGTGTGAGCCGCAAGATGGGCAGCGGGGCTAGGCTTGGAATTGGAGGAGCAGAGAGAATGAGGTTAGCAGGGGTCAGTCACAGAAGGTTTTGGGTCCTGGCCAAGGAGCGATGGGAGCTGCAGGAGGAATGTGGCCCAGGAGGAGATGAGGCTCCCTCTGTGTAAAGACAGATCACGCCATCTACCAAGTGGACTATAAGACACAATAGGAATGGGAAACCTGACAGGCCTTCACAAAGGATCAGGGGCCCAGAGGGAGCACCAAGGAAGGTTCCTCTCAGAGGTCAGCTTTGGGGGAAGGTGGAAAATGCTTTTGAGGGCTTCAGCTGCTGCAAACCTCAACAAATCATATTTTGCCTTCAAAGGTTGGCCAAAGACCACTAACTATTGGAAAAACAACAGTCTACTAATAGTCATCATCCCCTCCCTGTGTATTTCTTTACTATTCTCAAAATGCCACCATCTCATTGAACCTCCATAtcatcccattttgcagatagggaaactgaggccctgtgATGTCACACAGGGGTCAGCAGCAGTTCCAGACTAGAAGCTACGGAGCACAACCATCTCAGCCTTGGATGTCAGGCTCAAAACCCAGTTCCTTGTCCGGGAGGGGGTCCCCGGGGCCATCTGGCAGCCCATAGTACaggtcttcctcttccttctcaggTTCCTCCCCACCTGTGTCCGAAGCCTCCTTCTCCTCCACCTTTGTCCTTGGGTACTGCTGCCAGTTGTTGGGCAGGGCTATTTCCCACTGCTGCCCCTCTTGGGGCTCATCCTCCAACGTTGGGGCATCAATCAGGGCAAAGTCTTGGAAGCGGTCCAGCGGGCACCTGCAGCCCTGAGGTTCCTGTTGTGGGGAACAAGCTTCCTCCCTGTCATGTGGAGATgcactggggctgctgccttcaCTGGAGTCCATGTCCAGGTCATCTTGGAAGGAAGCCAAGGGGGCAGGGCCCTGGGGACAGGCCAGGGGGCTGCAGGGACAAAGACCACAAGGGCAAGGGTATCTCTGAGTCAGAATGCCTGGGTCCACATTCCAGCCGCTAGCTGCAAGACCTAGGGTAGGATAATCCACCTTcccgggcctcagtttcttcccaaTAACAGAATTCACTCCTGCAGTTCTTTCTTAGGTTTACAGCAGATAATATGTGCAAGGCactttgcacagtgcctggcacatagaaggtgcTCATGAAATAGGGCTATTACTATGCTATTATCTGAACCAGGTCACTCATCTACTTCTCCAATTATTCAGGGTTCTCCTCTGTTGCTCATAGGCCCAGTTACACTGAGGTGTCCCCAGGTGTCTTTGCCTCCCTCATTGGACTCAGAGCTCCTCAGGGGTAGATTCCAGTGAAGGCTGGGCAGGGAGTTGGTGCTCAGTAATGtggatagaatgaataaatacatggatGAATAAGGAGCTCAGTTCACAAACAGACAGGGATGGGAGTGGAGTGGGGAgggccttgcccaaggtcacagagcaggtCAGCAGCAGACCCAAATTTGAACTCGGGTCCTCTGGCTCCTGGCCCCCTGCTACTCACGACAAGCATTCAGAGACATCAAgggcctactgtatgccaggtacTTAAATGCACTGTCCCAACCCTCAACATTCCTGGGTAGTAGGAATGATCATCCCtgtgtggggaaactgaggctagggAAAGTAAGGAACCTACCACAGCTACACAGCACAGGAGCTGGGGTTTGAACTGAGGCCTGACTCCCAAGCCCATACTCATTTGTCTGCCACATCTGCCACATCTCAGGGTGTCCCACACCCTCCACTGCCCTCTCCTTACTCCCAGTGTCCCCACCCACCCCTTGGCGGCCCCCCACTCCTCTCCTTTTTAACCCTTGAACTGGGCAGAAGCCCCACTCCTGCCCTCTAAGCACTCACCCGGGCCAGCTCTGAGTTAGGCGTCTTTCCCCTTCACTCTCGTCTGAGCCCTTGTGGATGACCACGGCAGCCTCCATCCAGGCCTGAACGTCGCCAGGGCCACCTTCTCCTCCATCACTGGTTCCCAGCTTCGGCTGCCCCATCTCAGGGGCCAGCAAGGAGTGGCGGTCCTCACTGTAGCTCATGACTTTCATCTGGATGTGGCTGAAGTCAGGCATGCTCTGGTCATAGGCGGCTTCCTCCCACAGCCTTACATAGGGCGGCTGGGGACTGGGGCTGGAGTGGGAGAGAGAACAGGCAGGCGGCAAAGAGTCACTCAGCAAACACCAGTGTTCTCCCCGGCCCTGTTTGCTTTGGGTATGTGGTCTCCCCTCACCTCACAAGAAGCCTTTGGGGGATGTTACTGCGCCCGTTTCAgggatgaggaggctgaggcccagcaaGGTGAGTTAATTAAGTGACAAAGCTCAGGCCTGACCCCAAGTctgactctttatccagtgtTCTTTTCACCTGATGCCTCCAAAGTTAACCACAAGGATGCAATTGCAAAATGAAGACCCGTTAACATTGAGTTTGCTGGGTCCCAGATGGTGGGTAAAGGCTGAATGCTTATCAACCCATTATTCTAAACGTTATTCTAAAAAATGCCTTGAGGCAGAAATTCTCattcccagtttacagatgaggacatacCCAGCAATGACAGTCTACAGCAATGGGGAACTCCTTCCCGCCAGGCTCTGTTAGTTGGCTCATCTAACCCTCACCATAATTACAAGAgatactatgaagaaactgaggcacagagtctCTAACAGACTTGTACCCGGGTGACATGGACCCTAGGTGATAGTACTGGAGCTCCAGACATCATGTTCTCTATGACTGTGCTACAGTCCCTCTGGAAAGTAAGGTTCAGAGACTAGGCCCCTTgcctagggtcacacagctaggaagtgactGGGAAGAGCTCAGAACCCAGGGTGGCCGGAGGCCCCACTGTATCACAGGAGCCCACCCCAAGTAACCGGCCCTGAGACGGAGCTCCAGCTGGCCTCCATACCCACAGGGTCTATCCCCTTCCTTCCCACTGAGGCAGTTGTTCACCTTGGGTGCCAGGGGCAGAAAACGCCATTATGAACCCCTTCCCCAAGCAAAGCAGAGATCATCCCTGACCCAGCCGACAGACTCTGGGCTTGAAGCCCGGCCTCCTGAGTGCAGAGTCACAGCCCAGGGGGTTGGTGGTCCCACTGCCTCTCCAGGGCTGGAGCATTCTTGGCTGTGCCATGGGAGCCAGGGCTCAAAACCTCCAGGGAGGGAAGCAGTTTGTGGCCAAATCAGGCCTGAattcaggccccacctc includes these proteins:
- the BSND gene encoding barttin; the protein is MADEKTFRIGFIVLGLFLLALGTFLMSHDRPQVYGTFYAMGSVMVIGGIIWSMCQCYPKITFVPADSDFQGILSRKAMGLLENGLAAEMKSPSPQPPYVRLWEEAAYDQSMPDFSHIQMKVMSYSEDRHSLLAPEMGQPKLGTSDGGEGGPGDVQAWMEAAVVIHKGSDESEGERRLTQSWPGPLACPQGPAPLASFQDDLDMDSSEGSSPSASPHDREEACSPQQEPQGCRCPLDRFQDFALIDAPTLEDEPQEGQQWEIALPNNWQQYPRTKVEEKEASDTGGEEPEKEEEDLYYGLPDGPGDPLPDKELGFEPDIQG